A stretch of DNA from Serinibacter arcticus:
ACGACTTCGACGGCATCCATTCGTGGGACGTGTGGCGCCAGCTGCTGCGCGACTACCTCCACACCGTCGCGTTCCGCACGACGACGACGACCGTCACCGCCGGTGACGCCGTCGCCGGGGGGTCCACGTCGCTCGTCGCGCAGGTCGACGCCGTCAGCGTCGGCGCCGACCCGAGCGGTACCGTGACGTTCCACGCGGGCACCGACGCGAGCGGTGCGGTGCTCGGCACGGCCGAGGTCGCGGCCGACGGTTCGGCCACGACCGAGGTGGTTTTCGCCGAGGCCGGCGCCACCTCCGTCGTCGCGGTGTTCGACGGCGGGGACGTGCACAACGCCTCGACGTCGGAGGCGGTGACCCTCGAGGTCCTGGCGTTCACCGACATCGCGGACAACCAGTTCGTGGGCGAGATCTCGTGGCTCGCCGAGGCGAACATCTCCGCCGGGTGGAGCAACGGTGACGGGACGTTCTCCTACCGCCCGCTGGCCTCGATCGCGCGCGACGCGATGGCGGCCTTCCTCTACCGGGCGGCCGGCTCGCCCGACTTCACGCCGCCGACGACCTCGCCGTTCACCGACGTGCCGACCACCAACCAGTTCTACACGGAGATCGCCTGGCTCTCGGAGAAGGGCATCTCCACCGGCTGGGACAACGGCGACGGGACGTTCTCCTTCCGCCCGCTCGAGCCGATCGCCCGTGACGCGATGGCCGCGTTCCTGCACCGCTCGGCCGGGTCGCCGGTCGTCGCGCTGCCCGCGACCTCGCCGTTCGAGGACGTGCGCCCCGACAACCAGTTCTACGCCGAGATCGCCTACGTCCACGCCGAGGGCATCGCCACCGGATGGGCCGGGAACGACGGCCGGGACTACTACCAGCCGCTGGCCCCCGTGGCCCGCGACGCCATGGCGGCCTTCCTGTACCGCGCCCTCGACCGGGAGGTGTGAGCACCTCCGGAGCCGATCACGCAGCTCCGATCACCCAGCACCGACCGTCGGGCCCGGCGACTCCTCGCGAGTCGCCGGGCCCGGTGGTGTCTCCGGACCGAGCCAAGACACGAGCCTTGTCCGAACCTGACAGTTCGTGTTGTGTTCTGTGCATGGTGACGTCATCATGGGTGCTCACCTACTCAATGCTGAGGAGTTCTGACGATGACGTCACGCACGAGAAGGGGTGCGGTGGTGATGGCCGCCGCACTCGCCGTCGGACTGGTGCCGTCGCTGGTCGCGACCGGCGCCGCCGCCGCCCCGGGGGACGGGGTGCCCTCCACGGACACCCCGATCACCTACACGACGTTCGGCGCGATCCAGGACGGCGGACTGACCTCCGCGGGCTACTTCCAGCCGTTCTGGTACGACACCGACGGCCGCCACATCCAGGCGCACGGCGGCCAGACGGTCACCGTCCAGGAGGCGGGAGAGACCGTCCACTACTGGTACGGCGAGGACCGCAGCAACGGCTACTGGGGCAGCCCCGGCGTCGCCGTCTACCGCTCCACCGATCTGATGAACTGGACCAACGAGGGCACCGCGATGCGCAGCGTGAGCGCGCGCGACGAGCTCACCGAGCCGTACTTCGACGACCTCTACGGCACGCTGGACGCCTCCGGCCAGCCCGACGACGCCCGGATCGACGAGCTGAACTTCCACCTCAACACCACCCAGGCCGAGGACTACACGGCGATCTTCGAGCGTCCGAAGGTGCTCTACAACGACGCCACCGACGAGTGGGTGATGTGGTGGCACTCCGACGGGCGCATCACGCCGGGCGGAAGCACCTACGCGCGCTCGTTCGCCGCGGTCGCCGTCGCCGACAGCCCCACCGGACCGTTCCGGATGACCGGCGCCTACCGCCTCTACAACCGCGCGAACTACCAGGCGTGCACGTCCTCGGCCGTGCCCGGCCAGGCGCGCGACATGACGGTGTTCAAGGACGCGGACGGCACGGCGTACATCTCCTACTCCTCCGAGGAGAACTACTCCCTCTACATCGCGAAGCTGAACGCGGACTACACGAACGTCGAGCACACGGTGCCGACCGACACGATCGGCGCGCACCAGTACTCCGAGGACGGCGAGTTCCCGTACATCTTCGCGGACGGGACGGCGGACGCCCCGGTGCGCGGGGAGGACTTCCAGATCGTCAAGGAGTGCGGCCACCTCGAGGCGCCCGCGATCTTCGCCAACGGCGACACCTACGCGACGCTCGCCTCGGGTGCCACGGGCTGGGGCCCGAACCCGCAGACCTACTACACGGCCGACGACCTGCTCGGCACGTGGATCCGCGGCGTCGAGGCCGACGACGTGCACGAGAACGTCAACTACGCCTCCATCCCCGAGGGCGGTGACGGCCTGCTGTCGGTCGGCGACGTCCGCAAGACGACGTTCGGCTCGCAGGGCACGAACGTCATCACGCTCGCCCCCGGCAAGTACGTCTACATGGGTGACCGCTGGAACGAGGGCAAGAACGACTCGACCTACGTCTGGCTCCCGCTCACGGTCGGCGAGAACGGCCGCCTCGAGATGCACAACCCGGCGATCGAGGACCCGGCCCGCTGGGGCCAGGGCTGGGACGCGAGCTACTGGGACGACAAGGGCTACGGCGTCGGGACCTGGTCGGTGACCGAGGACGGCCTGGTCGACACGGTCGCCCGCGGCACCGACCCGGCCACCGTCCTGCCCACCACCGTGACCGTCGACTCGGCCGGGACGACCCGGACCACCGGGGTGACCTGGAGCGACGTCGACCTCGGACGTCTCGGGAAGCAGACCGTCACCGGGACGCTCGACGGCGATGCCACGTTCGCGGACGGGCGGACGTTCCGCCGCACGATCACCGTGACGGCCGACGGCATCGTCAACATCGCACCGCTGGCCGCCGTCACGGTCAGCAGCCGGTCCGACCTGGCCGGCCGCCTCACCGACGGCGACGTCAAGGGCAAGGGCTGGGACGACTGGGCCGCGGCCGGCGCCTACCCGCGCAGCAGCACGCTGACGTTCGCGTGGGACGCGCCGCGCACGCTCGACTCCATCGCCGTCCACACCTACAAGGACAGCGGGGTCGCCAGCTGGCCCTCCGCCATCGCCGTGCAGGTGCGCGACCAGAGCGGCGCGTGGGTCGACAGCCCCCTGGCCGCCCAGCTGCTGCAGG
This window harbors:
- a CDS encoding discoidin domain-containing protein translates to MTSRTRRGAVVMAAALAVGLVPSLVATGAAAAPGDGVPSTDTPITYTTFGAIQDGGLTSAGYFQPFWYDTDGRHIQAHGGQTVTVQEAGETVHYWYGEDRSNGYWGSPGVAVYRSTDLMNWTNEGTAMRSVSARDELTEPYFDDLYGTLDASGQPDDARIDELNFHLNTTQAEDYTAIFERPKVLYNDATDEWVMWWHSDGRITPGGSTYARSFAAVAVADSPTGPFRMTGAYRLYNRANYQACTSSAVPGQARDMTVFKDADGTAYISYSSEENYSLYIAKLNADYTNVEHTVPTDTIGAHQYSEDGEFPYIFADGTADAPVRGEDFQIVKECGHLEAPAIFANGDTYATLASGATGWGPNPQTYYTADDLLGTWIRGVEADDVHENVNYASIPEGGDGLLSVGDVRKTTFGSQGTNVITLAPGKYVYMGDRWNEGKNDSTYVWLPLTVGENGRLEMHNPAIEDPARWGQGWDASYWDDKGYGVGTWSVTEDGLVDTVARGTDPATVLPTTVTVDSAGTTRTTGVTWSDVDLGRLGKQTVTGTLDGDATFADGRTFRRTITVTADGIVNIAPLAAVTVSSRSDLAGRLTDGDVKGKGWDDWAAAGAYPRSSTLTFAWDAPRTLDSIAVHTYKDSGVASWPSAIAVQVRDQSGAWVDSPLAAQLLQDPSLPAPTALLDATELPEVTGVRLRLTSEADTWQAISEVEIWGDAPPVNVCRAPGSTVSASFHQTRWNTFPAAGACDGNAGTSWSTWSDTDLRDSVTFTIEAAQAHLLDRVSFTNIEGTIASVGVEYRDVDGTWTPTSAQDVAPAANSTVTTIGFDDVTATGLRLTFATPGSYLKITEIQVPEKVVAPVVSPFLDVPVDNEFFTEIAWLAEQRISTGWTTEAGVEFRPLAPIARDAMAAFLYRMAGSPEFTAPTTSPFTDVPTTNLYYDEIAWLADQEISTGWAVGAGAEFRPLEPIARDAMAAFLYRYAGAVLGTDVEGYVTPTTSRFEDVSPATLYHREISWLADAEISTGWDLGEGRAEYRPLSPVARDAMAAFLYRSVDGADIG